A genome region from Aurantiacibacter sp. MUD61 includes the following:
- a CDS encoding OmpH family outer membrane protein — protein sequence MKTLFKRALGAALLAGAMAAPHTAAAQVNGVATVDLPAAVASSQALQNGYQQIATQYQAQRTTIQQRQQQRQQLILTFDTNGNGQLDEAEVPATQDPNNATVQQIQAIDQEVATLQQPINLARVFVVQQVAQQYSAAVQQVITDQNIQFILDPNAVVYAAEGSNVTQAVIDALNTRVPAVNIVPPADFQPSEASVQLFQQIQQLLAMVAMQQQAAAQQTPAPAAESGR from the coding sequence ATGAAGACTCTTTTCAAGCGCGCTCTTGGCGCCGCTCTCCTCGCTGGTGCCATGGCTGCACCGCACACCGCCGCCGCTCAAGTCAATGGTGTCGCCACTGTCGATCTGCCCGCAGCTGTCGCCAGCTCGCAGGCTCTGCAGAACGGCTATCAGCAGATTGCCACGCAGTATCAGGCACAGCGCACCACGATCCAGCAGCGTCAGCAGCAACGTCAGCAGCTGATCCTGACCTTCGACACCAATGGCAACGGCCAGCTGGACGAGGCAGAAGTGCCCGCAACGCAGGATCCGAACAACGCTACCGTGCAGCAGATCCAGGCGATCGATCAGGAAGTTGCAACGCTGCAGCAGCCGATCAACCTCGCCCGCGTGTTCGTGGTGCAGCAGGTCGCGCAGCAGTATTCGGCCGCTGTCCAGCAGGTGATCACCGATCAGAACATCCAGTTCATTCTTGATCCCAATGCTGTGGTTTACGCTGCTGAAGGGTCCAACGTGACGCAGGCCGTGATCGACGCGCTCAATACCCGCGTTCCCGCCGTGAACATCGTGCCGCCGGCCGATTTCCAGCCGAGCGAGGCTTCGGTGCAGCTGTTCCAGCAGATCCAGCAGCTGCTGGCCATGGTTGCCATGCAGCAGCAGGCCGCCGCGCAGCAGACGCCTGCTCCGGCAGCTGAAAGCGGTCGCTAA
- the fabZ gene encoding 3-hydroxyacyl-ACP dehydratase FabZ, which translates to MSEIYDITRVLKALPHRYPMLLVDRVEEIVKGERISAIKAVSFNESFFQGHFPGRPIMPGVLQIEALAQAAGILGIETMDLADSGKLVYFMAIENAKFRAPVEPGCLLKLDVAFTQQRSKICKFEGKASVDGKVTCEVNFTAMIADPPA; encoded by the coding sequence ATGAGCGAAATATACGACATCACGCGCGTGCTCAAGGCTCTGCCGCACCGCTATCCCATGCTTCTCGTCGACCGGGTCGAGGAGATCGTGAAGGGAGAGCGGATCAGCGCCATCAAGGCGGTGAGCTTCAACGAAAGCTTCTTCCAGGGCCACTTTCCGGGCCGCCCCATCATGCCGGGCGTGCTGCAGATCGAGGCGCTGGCGCAGGCCGCGGGTATCCTTGGCATCGAAACGATGGACCTCGCCGATAGCGGCAAGCTCGTCTATTTCATGGCGATCGAGAACGCGAAGTTCCGAGCGCCGGTCGAGCCGGGCTGCCTGCTCAAGCTTGATGTCGCCTTCACCCAGCAGCGCAGCAAGATCTGCAAATTCGAAGGCAAGGCGAGCGTCGACGGTAAAGTGACCTGTGAAGTCAACTTCACTGCAATGATTGCCGATCCGCCTGCGTAA
- the rpmE gene encoding 50S ribosomal protein L31: protein MKADTHPDYHMINVKMTDGTEFQTRSTWGKEGDTMNLEIDPTSHPAWTGGPQRIQDGGRVAKFNQRFGGIKLGGKKAD, encoded by the coding sequence ATGAAGGCCGATACGCATCCCGATTACCACATGATCAACGTCAAGATGACGGATGGCACCGAATTCCAGACCCGCAGCACGTGGGGCAAGGAAGGCGACACCATGAACCTCGAAATCGATCCGACCAGCCACCCGGCTTGGACGGGCGGTCCGCAGCGCATTCAGGACGGTGGCCGCGTTGCCAAGTTCAACCAGCGTTTCGGCGGCATCAAGCTGGGCGGCAAGAAAGCCGACTGA
- a CDS encoding GFA family protein, giving the protein MIRPISGGCHCGAVQFSFAMPDEPLIRRCNCSICAMKGIVMLDVPKTDVEVTQGKDALSTYTFGSGVAKHHFCSKCGIHVLQELRSEPDNVAVSYACIDDVSIYELPEVPVFDGQNHPADTGQYEYIGVLTLKRTES; this is encoded by the coding sequence ATGATCCGGCCAATATCAGGCGGCTGCCATTGCGGCGCAGTGCAGTTTTCCTTTGCGATGCCGGATGAGCCGCTCATCCGGCGGTGCAATTGCTCGATTTGCGCGATGAAGGGCATCGTGATGCTCGACGTGCCCAAGACCGACGTTGAGGTGACGCAGGGCAAAGACGCATTATCCACCTACACCTTCGGATCGGGAGTGGCTAAACATCACTTCTGTTCGAAATGCGGCATCCATGTGCTGCAGGAATTGCGCTCCGAACCGGACAATGTGGCGGTGAGCTATGCCTGCATCGACGATGTTTCGATTTACGAACTGCCAGAGGTCCCGGTTTTCGACGGGCAGAACCATCCGGCCGATACCGGTCAGTATGAGTATATCGGCGTGCTGACGCTGAAACGCACCGAAAGCTGA
- a CDS encoding prolyl hydroxylase family protein — protein sequence MSSLAANPGATSPEYLLQHAGVRRLPSPRAIVLDCPNFLPPDLCAELVRLIDKDRRPSTIADANGDNYFRTSETCDLEASEPAVQDLEARLFKLNGIDPAHGEPVQGQRYDVGQEFKAHTDYFEPNGADFQRFCSVAGNRTWTFMIYLNEVESGGATRFKVLKKMFQPEVGKLVCWDNRRADGSLNPATLHHGMKVRKGVKYVITKWYRERHWG from the coding sequence ATGTCGAGTCTCGCCGCGAATCCGGGCGCAACCAGCCCCGAATATCTGTTGCAGCACGCAGGTGTACGCCGCCTCCCCTCGCCGCGCGCCATCGTGCTCGACTGCCCGAATTTCCTTCCGCCAGACCTGTGCGCGGAACTTGTCCGCCTGATCGACAAGGATCGCCGCCCCTCCACCATCGCCGATGCCAATGGCGACAATTACTTCCGCACCAGCGAAACCTGCGACCTTGAGGCGAGCGAGCCTGCGGTCCAGGACCTCGAAGCGCGCTTGTTCAAATTGAATGGGATCGATCCGGCGCATGGTGAGCCGGTGCAGGGCCAGCGCTACGACGTAGGGCAGGAGTTCAAGGCGCACACCGATTATTTCGAACCCAACGGCGCCGATTTTCAGCGATTCTGCTCTGTCGCAGGCAATCGCACCTGGACCTTCATGATTTATCTCAACGAGGTCGAATCCGGCGGAGCCACACGGTTCAAAGTGCTGAAGAAGATGTTCCAGCCCGAGGTCGGCAAGCTGGTCTGTTGGGACAATCGCCGCGCGGACGGCTCACTTAATCCCGCCACGCTCCATCACGGCATGAAAGTGCGCAAAGGCGTGAAATATGTAATCACCAAATGGTATCGCGAGAGGCATTGGGGATGA
- a CDS encoding Leu/Phe/Val dehydrogenase, whose protein sequence is MPALWNEADWDEHERVEVVHDRASGLTAIIALHSTHLGPGAGGTRFWHYAEPEMAMRDALRLSRGMSFKNAMAGLPMGGGKAVVVLDKDGTKTTEMLHAFGDAVEALGGKYVTAEDVGASEADMVEISKRTAHVCGLPAGDGEAGGDPGPFTAHGIYLGIKAAVAHKLGKDSMDGVRVAVQGCGSVGGGVARLLAKDGAQLILADINAGTAQDLAQETGGEVVDVNAIMSTSCDVLSPNALGAVLNEDSIAALDCAIVAGGANNQLARPEHGKQLHARRILYAPDYVINAGGIINVSWEYLCRQAGKKCTIEQVNDRIAQIPGRLQSIWEKSEADGRPSNEVADAMARELIGRG, encoded by the coding sequence ATGCCAGCATTGTGGAACGAAGCCGACTGGGACGAACACGAACGCGTCGAGGTCGTGCATGACCGCGCCAGTGGCCTGACCGCAATTATCGCTCTCCATTCCACCCATCTCGGCCCCGGCGCCGGCGGCACGCGCTTCTGGCATTATGCCGAGCCCGAAATGGCCATGCGCGATGCGCTGCGCCTGTCGCGCGGCATGAGCTTCAAGAATGCGATGGCCGGCCTTCCCATGGGCGGCGGCAAAGCTGTTGTCGTGCTCGACAAGGATGGCACCAAGACCACCGAAATGCTCCACGCATTCGGCGATGCGGTCGAGGCGCTGGGCGGCAAGTATGTCACCGCAGAAGATGTCGGCGCGAGCGAAGCCGACATGGTGGAGATTTCCAAGCGTACAGCCCATGTCTGCGGACTTCCCGCGGGTGATGGCGAAGCCGGCGGCGATCCCGGACCGTTCACCGCCCACGGCATCTATCTTGGCATCAAGGCCGCTGTCGCCCACAAGCTGGGCAAGGACAGCATGGACGGCGTGCGCGTTGCGGTGCAGGGCTGTGGCTCTGTCGGTGGCGGCGTTGCCCGACTGCTCGCCAAGGATGGCGCACAGCTGATCCTCGCCGATATCAACGCCGGAACTGCGCAGGACCTTGCGCAGGAAACGGGCGGCGAAGTCGTGGACGTCAACGCGATCATGTCGACATCCTGCGATGTACTCAGCCCGAACGCGCTTGGTGCAGTGCTTAATGAAGACAGCATCGCAGCGCTCGATTGCGCCATCGTCGCAGGCGGGGCGAACAACCAGCTGGCGCGGCCTGAACATGGTAAGCAGCTGCACGCGCGCCGCATCCTCTACGCGCCTGATTACGTCATCAATGCTGGCGGCATCATCAATGTCAGCTGGGAATATCTCTGCCGTCAGGCGGGCAAGAAGTGCACGATCGAACAGGTCAATGACCGCATCGCGCAGATCCCCGGCCGCCTGCAGTCGATCTGGGAAAAGAGCGAAGCCGACGGTCGCCCGTCCAACGAAGTGGCCGATGCAATGGCGCGCGAGCTGATCGGACGCGGGTGA
- the ccmC gene encoding heme ABC transporter permease CcmC has product MHLYANPARFLRIAKWLTPLLLVSGLLLTGGALLWGFYNVPPDRLMGDTVRILFVHVPAAWLGMGGWTAIAVASLVELVWRHPLAAIAARAAAVPGAVFTFICLVTGSIWGRPTWGTWWVWDGRLTSMLVLLFLYFGYIALSSSLAREGQSSRIAAIFGLVGAINVPIINRSVVWWNSLHQPPSITTGGSAIDGVFLTPLLTAVLGFSLLFGGVVLARMRTILADVQAEARLRRKAQKAEFAAEGAAA; this is encoded by the coding sequence ATGCATCTCTACGCCAATCCCGCCCGCTTTCTGAGGATCGCCAAGTGGCTCACGCCGCTGCTCCTTGTATCAGGCCTTTTGCTGACGGGCGGCGCTTTGCTTTGGGGATTTTACAACGTGCCGCCCGATCGTTTGATGGGCGATACCGTGCGTATCCTCTTCGTGCATGTGCCCGCTGCATGGCTGGGGATGGGGGGATGGACGGCGATTGCAGTTGCCAGCCTTGTTGAGCTTGTCTGGCGGCATCCGCTGGCGGCCATCGCGGCGCGTGCGGCAGCTGTGCCGGGCGCAGTCTTTACCTTCATCTGCCTCGTCACCGGATCCATCTGGGGCCGCCCGACCTGGGGTACCTGGTGGGTATGGGATGGTCGGCTGACCTCCATGCTTGTCCTGCTGTTTCTGTATTTCGGCTATATCGCGCTTTCCAGCTCTCTGGCGCGTGAAGGGCAGTCCAGCCGCATCGCTGCGATCTTCGGTCTGGTAGGCGCGATCAATGTACCGATCATCAATCGCTCGGTCGTGTGGTGGAATTCGCTGCACCAGCCACCCAGCATCACGACCGGCGGCAGTGCGATCGACGGCGTGTTCCTCACCCCGCTGCTGACCGCCGTGCTGGGCTTTTCACTGCTGTTCGGTGGAGTGGTGCTGGCCCGCATGCGCACTATTTTGGCCGATGTGCAGGCCGAAGCCCGCTTGCGGCGAAAGGCGCAGAAGGCAGAATTCGCCGCTGAAGGAGCTGCCGCGTGA
- the ccmE gene encoding cytochrome c maturation protein CcmE, whose translation MSADGAKGGLKPKHQRLVLIVLAVAALIGATLLAMVALRDQASYFYMPADIAANPPAPGQAIRLGGMVEQGSMQMQDDGVTVEFVVAGDGERVQAVYTGIKPDLFVEGSGVVADGRLNAEGVFVADTLLAKHDENYMPRELEGMSSEEMRAELQDSVAGNGQ comes from the coding sequence ATGAGTGCTGACGGGGCCAAGGGCGGTCTGAAACCCAAGCATCAGCGACTTGTGCTGATTGTTCTCGCTGTCGCCGCGCTGATCGGCGCGACGCTGCTCGCGATGGTCGCTCTGCGCGATCAGGCGAGTTACTTCTACATGCCCGCCGATATTGCCGCGAACCCGCCCGCACCGGGCCAGGCTATCCGGCTTGGCGGCATGGTGGAGCAGGGCTCCATGCAGATGCAGGATGACGGGGTCACCGTCGAATTCGTCGTCGCTGGCGATGGAGAGCGGGTGCAGGCGGTGTATACCGGTATCAAGCCCGATCTCTTCGTCGAAGGGTCGGGCGTCGTGGCGGACGGCCGGCTCAATGCAGAGGGCGTCTTTGTCGCCGATACGCTTCTTGCCAAGCATGATGAGAATTACATGCCGCGCGAGCTGGAAGGCATGAGCAGCGAGGAAATGCGCGCCGAATTGCAGGATAGCGTGGCGGGTAACGGCCAGTGA
- a CDS encoding heme lyase CcmF/NrfE family subunit, which translates to MIPEIGLAALWLAAALAALQLLAGLAGARTDNAEIAALARPAAALQAFLCAIAFGSLLYVFAVTDLSVKLVATNSHSMKPMIFKLSGAWGNHEGSMLLWITVMAIAGGAIALIERRLPEKTMMATLAAQAFVGLGFYAFLLLSSNPFERLAETPPEGNGLNPLLQDVGLAFHPPTLYIGYVGLSIAFSFALAALLTRNVTPEFARVMRPWVLAAWIFLTIGITAGSYWAYYELGWGGWWFWDPVENASLMPWLAATALLHSASVLAARDALRTWTIMLGVIAFSMSMVGTFLVRSGILTSVHAFAVDPERGSFILALLVLYIGGALVLFALRANTIAEGERFSPLSREGALVVNNIGLTAILGVVLIGTLYPLFTEAFDVRVSVGPPYFNPVSAIFFLPMMLVLMVGPLLRWRNDNAGRIAKPLALVGAVMVTVLIRSLFYDDIGLLPFLGLVLAAGVAVASFAPLFGRTLRRTPLAIWGMCIAHFGIAVAMFGMAADTAFQKERLVAANIGDMVEVGPWTGQLETVNAVAGPNWTAMQANLTMFYEGGEGQEAHPQSRNFWTPTMETSEVALLTRWNGQLYVAVGNQGEDGRWQLRLWWKPFVTFIWYGGLLIALGGGLALIGRVAGDLRRRRQQASGEEVDGESHEEALA; encoded by the coding sequence GTGATCCCTGAAATCGGTCTTGCAGCCTTGTGGCTCGCCGCTGCGCTCGCCGCGCTGCAATTGCTGGCGGGTCTTGCCGGCGCACGGACCGATAACGCGGAAATTGCAGCCCTCGCGCGGCCTGCGGCTGCATTGCAGGCATTTCTGTGCGCGATTGCCTTTGGCTCGCTGCTCTATGTTTTCGCGGTCACAGATCTTTCGGTGAAACTGGTCGCGACCAATTCTCATTCGATGAAGCCGATGATTTTCAAGCTGTCGGGTGCGTGGGGCAATCACGAAGGCTCGATGCTGCTGTGGATCACAGTCATGGCGATCGCTGGCGGTGCGATTGCCCTGATCGAGCGGCGGCTGCCTGAAAAGACGATGATGGCAACGCTGGCCGCGCAGGCCTTCGTCGGTCTCGGCTTCTATGCCTTCCTGCTTCTCAGCTCGAACCCGTTCGAACGGCTTGCGGAAACCCCGCCAGAGGGCAATGGCCTCAACCCGCTGCTGCAGGATGTCGGTCTCGCCTTCCATCCGCCCACGCTTTACATCGGCTATGTCGGCCTTTCGATTGCCTTCAGCTTCGCGCTTGCCGCTTTGCTGACGCGCAATGTGACGCCCGAATTTGCCCGCGTGATGCGCCCTTGGGTGCTGGCGGCGTGGATTTTCCTCACCATCGGCATCACCGCGGGTTCCTATTGGGCCTATTATGAACTCGGCTGGGGCGGCTGGTGGTTCTGGGATCCGGTGGAGAATGCCTCGCTCATGCCGTGGCTGGCAGCGACCGCATTGCTGCATTCGGCAAGCGTGCTCGCGGCGCGCGATGCCTTGCGCACATGGACAATCATGCTCGGCGTGATTGCCTTCTCCATGAGCATGGTGGGCACGTTCCTTGTGCGGTCCGGCATTTTGACGAGTGTCCACGCCTTCGCGGTCGATCCTGAGCGGGGCAGCTTCATTCTCGCGCTTCTGGTCCTCTATATCGGCGGCGCGCTCGTGCTCTTCGCCCTGCGCGCAAATACGATTGCCGAAGGCGAGCGGTTCAGTCCCTTGAGCCGAGAAGGCGCGCTGGTGGTCAACAACATCGGCCTCACCGCGATTCTTGGCGTTGTGCTGATCGGTACGCTCTATCCGCTGTTTACCGAGGCATTCGATGTCCGCGTTTCGGTCGGACCGCCGTACTTCAATCCGGTGAGCGCGATCTTCTTCCTGCCGATGATGCTGGTGCTGATGGTCGGCCCGCTACTGCGCTGGCGCAATGACAATGCCGGGCGGATAGCCAAACCACTGGCGCTGGTCGGCGCGGTGATGGTGACGGTTCTGATACGCTCGCTTTTCTACGACGATATCGGGCTTCTTCCGTTTCTCGGCCTTGTGCTGGCAGCCGGCGTTGCCGTGGCGAGCTTTGCGCCGCTTTTCGGCCGCACATTGCGCCGTACGCCGCTCGCGATCTGGGGCATGTGCATTGCGCATTTTGGCATTGCGGTGGCCATGTTCGGCATGGCAGCGGACACGGCTTTCCAGAAAGAGCGGCTGGTCGCAGCCAATATCGGCGACATGGTCGAAGTCGGCCCATGGACCGGCCAACTGGAAACCGTGAACGCAGTCGCCGGACCCAATTGGACGGCGATGCAGGCCAATCTCACCATGTTCTATGAAGGCGGTGAGGGGCAGGAGGCGCATCCGCAATCGCGCAATTTCTGGACGCCCACGATGGAAACCAGCGAAGTGGCTCTGCTCACGCGCTGGAATGGCCAGTTATACGTCGCTGTCGGCAATCAGGGCGAAGACGGCCGCTGGCAGCTGCGCCTGTGGTGGAAGCCGTTCGTGACCTTCATCTGGTATGGCGGACTGCTGATTGCGCTCGGCGGCGGACTTGCACTGATAGGCCGGGTGGCGGGCGATCTGCGCCGTCGCCGCCAGCAGGCTTCGGGTGAAGAGGTCGACGGGGAATCACACGAGGAGGCGCTGGCATGA
- a CDS encoding redoxin domain-containing protein, translating to MKQLRITLWIIVVIAGSLFGLFAYQLSQPKDEFVRSAMVGQQIPEFDLEPAFADRPGLSSADFANGEPALLNLFGSWCIPCRVEAPQLEALERQGATIHAIALRDREEDIGRFLSVYGNPFTRIGRDDISETQFALGASGVPETFVIDGSGRITYQHIGIVAESDVPVLMEELRKAGSGS from the coding sequence ATGAAGCAGCTGCGCATCACCCTCTGGATTATCGTCGTCATCGCCGGGTCGCTCTTTGGGCTGTTCGCGTATCAATTGTCTCAACCCAAGGACGAATTCGTGCGCAGCGCGATGGTCGGCCAGCAGATACCCGAATTCGATCTAGAGCCCGCTTTCGCGGATCGACCGGGCCTTTCCTCCGCCGATTTCGCCAATGGAGAGCCTGCGCTGCTCAATCTGTTCGGCAGCTGGTGCATTCCCTGCCGTGTCGAAGCGCCACAACTCGAAGCGCTTGAACGGCAGGGTGCGACCATTCACGCTATTGCCCTGCGCGATCGTGAGGAGGACATTGGGCGTTTCCTGAGCGTCTACGGAAACCCATTCACCCGCATCGGGCGTGACGACATTTCCGAAACCCAGTTCGCACTGGGCGCATCGGGGGTGCCGGAAACCTTCGTAATCGATGGCAGCGGGCGCATTACCTACCAGCACATCGGCATCGTGGCCGAAAGCGACGTGCCGGTATTGATGGAAGAATTGCGCAAGGCGGGGAGCGGATCGTGA
- a CDS encoding cytochrome c-type biogenesis protein: MPPAPYAYNQLDDPELEETARELMHTLRCLQCQSQSIADSDAPVAGDMRHQVRTRIAAGESPDEVRAYLISRYGDYISYEPEISATTWPLFVLPGLLLLIAIAVLLRRVGRARE, translated from the coding sequence ATGCCGCCTGCACCCTATGCCTATAACCAGCTCGACGATCCCGAGCTGGAGGAGACCGCGCGTGAGCTGATGCACACACTGCGCTGCCTGCAATGCCAGAGCCAGTCGATTGCCGATAGCGATGCGCCGGTGGCCGGCGACATGCGGCATCAGGTGCGCACACGCATCGCTGCCGGCGAAAGTCCGGATGAGGTCCGCGCGTACCTGATTTCGCGCTACGGTGATTACATCAGTTATGAGCCGGAAATCAGCGCCACGACGTGGCCGCTCTTCGTTCTGCCGGGATTGCTCCTCCTGATTGCCATTGCAGTGTTGCTGCGCCGGGTGGGGAGGGCGCGCGAATGA
- a CDS encoding tetratricopeptide repeat protein: MSWVTAILLAVISFALAVLVFRLGKVVWTSLAAALTFGLVGYAVQASPDIPSAPKEASSGQNVDDYDIVAARREFMGDNDRSRADALITADAYAQRGRYIEAAQLLSGITSANAGDFEAWIALGNALAEHADGALTAPTLYAYNQARMVKPDHVAPAYFLGVSLVRQGRLMEAQQIWRGAYEGSAEGAPGRAALGERLERIEGMLGAMGAMPAESAAEQPAE; this comes from the coding sequence ATGAGCTGGGTCACCGCTATCTTGCTGGCTGTAATTTCCTTTGCGCTGGCCGTGCTGGTCTTCCGTCTCGGCAAAGTCGTATGGACGAGCCTTGCAGCGGCGCTCACCTTTGGGCTTGTCGGCTATGCCGTCCAGGCGAGCCCCGATATCCCTTCTGCGCCAAAGGAAGCTTCGTCTGGCCAGAACGTGGATGATTACGACATCGTCGCCGCACGCCGCGAATTCATGGGCGATAATGATCGCAGCCGCGCCGATGCTCTGATTACCGCTGATGCCTATGCGCAGCGCGGCCGATATATCGAGGCTGCGCAGCTGTTGTCGGGTATCACCAGCGCGAATGCTGGCGATTTCGAGGCCTGGATCGCACTCGGTAATGCGCTCGCCGAACATGCTGACGGAGCGCTGACAGCGCCGACACTCTACGCATACAATCAGGCCCGCATGGTCAAGCCGGATCATGTCGCGCCCGCTTATTTCCTCGGCGTGTCGCTAGTGCGGCAAGGGCGGCTGATGGAAGCGCAGCAGATCTGGCGCGGCGCGTATGAAGGTTCTGCCGAGGGTGCGCCCGGTCGCGCGGCTCTGGGTGAGCGACTTGAACGGATCGAAGGCATGCTGGGCGCGATGGGCGCCATGCCTGCAGAGTCCGCCGCCGAGCAACCGGCCGAATAG
- a CDS encoding potassium transporter Kup: MSQTENKTDSAKLKLAAGAIGIVFGDIGTSPLYAFRETFRGAHTLPIDDLHILGVVSLIFWSMTLVVAIQYVSILMRADNNGQGGSLALVALLSRNIGKTNYGWLIVLLGVFATALFYGDSMITPAISVLSAVEGLTVVDQGLQPYVIPIALVLLVGLFVLQQRGTAKVGALFAPVMMIYFVVIAVLGIGQIFNTPEILWALNPWYAIQFFITDKWFAFLALGSVVLAVTGAEALYSDMGHFGRGPMKLSWFGFVMPCLLLNYFGQGAMIMGLPTEAAEQAIMNPFFFLADEAYRLPLVILATCATFIASQAVISGAFSITHQAIQLGFVPRLSIRHTSDEHSGQIYIPVINWALMCAVILLVLTFQNSSNLASAYGIAVTGAVTIDTLLMAVLFIGVWKWPKWIAIPVVLVFLIVDGAYFAANLTKVPDGGWFPLLVGAIAFTILTTWAKGRKLMRSRMTEMSLPLDIFAKSARSSSARVEGTAIFMNSGSSGTPSALLHNIKHNKVLHERIVVLTVDIKGVPYVDPSERCEIMELGDGFFRVILHYGFMEETDVPKALASREMCGGPFDMMKTSFFLSRQTLLTADKPGMAVWREKLFAWMMRNAATPMEFFRLPTNRVVELGSQVEI; the protein is encoded by the coding sequence ATGAGCCAAACCGAGAATAAAACCGATTCCGCCAAGCTGAAGCTTGCTGCCGGCGCGATCGGCATCGTCTTTGGCGATATCGGCACCAGCCCGCTCTACGCGTTTCGCGAAACCTTTCGCGGCGCACATACGCTGCCGATTGACGATCTGCACATCCTTGGCGTTGTCAGCCTGATTTTCTGGTCGATGACGCTGGTGGTGGCGATCCAATATGTCTCCATCCTGATGCGCGCGGACAATAACGGGCAGGGCGGCAGCCTCGCTCTTGTAGCGCTACTCTCGCGCAATATCGGCAAGACGAATTACGGATGGCTCATCGTCCTGCTCGGCGTCTTTGCAACGGCGCTATTCTACGGCGACAGCATGATTACGCCTGCCATTTCGGTGCTGTCTGCGGTGGAAGGGCTTACCGTGGTGGATCAGGGATTGCAGCCCTACGTCATACCCATCGCACTCGTTCTGCTCGTCGGCCTTTTCGTCCTGCAGCAACGTGGGACGGCGAAAGTGGGCGCGCTCTTTGCCCCGGTGATGATGATCTATTTCGTCGTGATTGCGGTGCTGGGCATTGGCCAGATATTCAATACGCCGGAAATCCTGTGGGCGCTCAACCCGTGGTACGCGATCCAGTTCTTCATCACGGATAAATGGTTCGCTTTCCTTGCGCTTGGCTCGGTCGTGCTGGCGGTGACGGGCGCTGAGGCGCTGTATTCGGATATGGGCCATTTTGGCCGCGGTCCGATGAAATTGAGTTGGTTCGGCTTTGTCATGCCTTGCCTGCTGCTGAACTACTTTGGCCAAGGCGCGATGATCATGGGCCTGCCGACCGAAGCGGCCGAACAGGCGATCATGAATCCGTTCTTCTTCCTGGCGGATGAGGCCTATCGCCTGCCGCTGGTGATCCTCGCCACCTGCGCGACCTTTATCGCCAGCCAGGCGGTCATTTCCGGCGCGTTCAGCATCACTCATCAGGCGATCCAGCTCGGCTTCGTGCCGCGCCTTTCGATCCGCCACACCTCCGATGAGCATTCGGGCCAGATCTATATCCCGGTGATCAATTGGGCGCTGATGTGCGCCGTCATCCTTCTTGTTCTCACATTTCAGAACTCGTCCAATCTCGCGAGCGCATATGGCATCGCGGTAACGGGCGCGGTCACCATCGATACGCTGCTGATGGCGGTGCTGTTTATCGGGGTGTGGAAATGGCCCAAGTGGATCGCGATCCCCGTGGTGCTGGTCTTCCTGATCGTCGACGGCGCCTATTTCGCAGCCAACCTCACCAAAGTGCCCGATGGCGGCTGGTTCCCGCTGCTCGTCGGCGCGATTGCCTTCACCATCCTGACGACCTGGGCGAAGGGCCGCAAACTGATGCGCAGCCGCATGACGGAGATGAGCCTGCCGCTCGACATCTTTGCCAAATCCGCCCGGTCCAGCAGCGCGCGTGTCGAAGGCACGGCCATTTTCATGAATTCGGGCAGCAGCGGCACACCCTCCGCGCTCCTGCACAATATCAAGCACAACAAGGTGCTGCACGAACGCATCGTCGTGCTGACGGTCGATATCAAGGGCGTGCCCTATGTCGACCCGTCAGAGCGGTGCGAGATCATGGAACTGGGCGACGGCTTCTTCCGTGTGATCCTCCATTACGGCTTTATGGAGGAAACCGACGTGCCCAAGGCGCTCGCCAGCCGCGAGATGTGCGGCGGCCCGTTTGATATGATGAAGACCAGCTTCTTCCTCAGTCGCCAGACGCTGTTGACTGCGGACAAGCCCGGCATGGCCGTGTGGCGAGAGAAACTGTTTGCCTGGATGATGCGCAACGCCGCAACGCCGATGGAGTTCTTCCGGCTCCCTACCAACCGCGTGGTGGAATTGGGAAGCCAGGTCGAGATTTGA